Proteins from one Pseudarthrobacter sp. BIM B-2242 genomic window:
- a CDS encoding acyl-CoA dehydrogenase family protein, with translation MSNAEPTADVPPAEDPSDVLALAALLSSDEHALQQRIRDFTDQRIKPNIASWYDNAHFPLELAPELGELGVLGMHLQGYGCPGRSAVEYGLAAMELEAGDSGIRTFVSVQGSLAMTAIHKWGSEDQKQEWLPRMAAGEVIGCFALTEPSAGSDPSSMTTFARRDGSGDEAGWVLDGAKRWIGLASVAGVMVVWAKTDDGIRGFLVPAGTPGVTATPIPRKLSMRASVQCDITFDGVRLGPEAMLPAAMGLRAPFTCLNEARYGIAWGAMGAARDSYEAALAYSLERLQFGKPLAGYQLTQEKLVNMLLEIQKGTMLAIHLGRLKDAGKLRPEQISLGKLNNVREAIAIAREARSILGGNGITLDYSPLRHAANLESVRTYEGTDEVHTLVLGQHVTGLGAFR, from the coding sequence ATGAGCAACGCTGAACCCACTGCCGATGTGCCTCCCGCTGAAGACCCTTCCGATGTCCTGGCTCTGGCCGCCCTGCTGAGCTCCGACGAGCACGCCCTCCAGCAACGGATCCGGGACTTCACCGACCAGCGGATCAAACCAAACATCGCATCCTGGTATGACAACGCCCACTTTCCGCTGGAACTGGCACCGGAACTCGGCGAACTGGGCGTCCTGGGGATGCACCTTCAAGGGTATGGCTGCCCCGGCCGATCCGCCGTCGAATACGGCCTTGCCGCCATGGAACTCGAGGCCGGCGACTCCGGGATCCGCACTTTCGTGTCCGTGCAGGGCTCACTGGCCATGACGGCCATCCACAAGTGGGGTTCGGAGGACCAGAAGCAGGAGTGGCTCCCCCGGATGGCCGCCGGCGAAGTCATCGGGTGCTTTGCCCTGACCGAACCGTCGGCGGGTTCGGATCCGTCCTCCATGACCACGTTTGCCCGCCGGGACGGTTCCGGTGATGAAGCCGGCTGGGTCCTTGACGGAGCCAAGCGCTGGATCGGCTTGGCTTCCGTGGCCGGGGTGATGGTGGTCTGGGCAAAAACGGACGACGGCATCCGCGGCTTCCTGGTGCCGGCCGGCACGCCGGGGGTCACCGCCACGCCGATCCCCCGGAAGCTTTCCATGCGTGCCTCCGTCCAGTGCGATATAACGTTCGACGGCGTCCGGCTGGGTCCCGAGGCCATGCTGCCGGCCGCCATGGGCCTGCGGGCGCCGTTCACATGCCTGAACGAGGCGCGCTACGGGATCGCCTGGGGTGCCATGGGGGCGGCGCGTGATTCGTATGAGGCTGCCCTGGCGTACTCCCTGGAGCGGCTGCAGTTCGGCAAACCCCTGGCCGGGTACCAGCTGACGCAGGAGAAGCTGGTTAACATGCTGCTGGAGATCCAAAAAGGCACCATGCTGGCCATCCACCTGGGCCGCCTGAAGGACGCCGGAAAACTGCGGCCTGAACAGATCTCACTCGGCAAGCTGAACAACGTCCGCGAAGCCATCGCCATCGCCCGCGAAGCCCGCTCGATCCTCGGCGGCAACGGCATCACCCTGGACTACTCCCCGCTGCGGCACGCCGCTAATCTGGAGTCTGTCCGCACCTATGAAGGCACGGACGAAGTCCACACCCTGGTGCTGGGCCAGCACGTCACGGGCCTCGGCGCGTTCCGGTAG